The DNA segment CCACCCTTTTACACCCGGCTGGTAACTTCGTTGCCGATTGCATACGCACAGGACGATCCGACCGTCCGACTGCCGAATACCGGGGGAGAACACACGTGGCCCGCCACACCTCGACCATCGCCGCCGCACTCACCGTCAGTGCGGCACTGCTGCTGACCGCTTGCGGCGGCGGCAGTGACGACGCGTCCAAGGACAAGATCAAGGGCGCGGACAAGGGGCCGACGGGCCCTTCCGCCTCGGCATCCTCCCCGGCGGCTCCCGGCGTCCAGCGCCCGGCGATCAAACTCCCGAAAGGCTTTCAGGCCGACTTCGAGGGCTGGACCAACAGCGACCCCGAGCTTCAATCCGTCCTGAACGACGGCAAGGAGCGCCTCCGGGCCACCTACGCGGCCATCGGTGACAGCAACCCGAAGGCCGACTATCTGGCCTTTTACAGCACGCAAGCCGCGCTCGCGACCGGCTCGGAATGGGTCAAGGGATACAAGGGCCTGACCATCACCGGCAAAGTCACTGCTTACAACCCGGAAGTACACCTCAAGGGCAAGAAGACGGCGACGCTCTTCTACTGCGTGGACGAGGGCAAGGGCTACAGCAAGAACCTCAAGACGGGAAAACTGTCAGGCACTCCCAAGGGTGAATCTCCCAAGGTGCGGTACAGCACCGGGCTAGGGAAGACCGCGGAGGGCATCTGGCAGACCACCACGGTGGAGTCGGAAGCCGGCGGGTGCTGATCATGCACTCGCCGCGCCAGCCCCTGCGGCGCCTGGTCGTTCCCCTCGTGGTGACGGCCGCCCTGAATCCGACGTCCGCATACGCGCTGGGAGAACCTGGACACGAAGGCAAACCCAGCGGTGACACTGGTAACCACTCCGTGAACGCCTCGGTGTCAGATTCTCAGATCAAGATCATTCATGTGAGCGGAGGCGGGGGCGGCAAGAAGGGGAATCTCGCACCCATCGATGCCAACTGGAAGCCCCCAGCCTGCTGGTACGAACCTCTCTTCACACCCGAGCAGCTCAAGCAGGCAGTTAAGAAAAACCAGGTCAGTGACGTCGGGATCCATGAGTTCTGGTCTAACGGGGTCTTCGTGGATCATTACGAAAAGGGCATTTCGGACAAGAACTTCGACGGTGCATGGTCCACTGCCCCCGGGTACAAGAACTACAACATCGGCCAGAAGGGCTACTTCTGGCGCAGCGTCGCACCCGACGTACACGATGAGGACTCATGGGACTGCGGCCGGATCATGTTCTGGCAGGACGCAAACACCGTGCCGAAGATCCCTCATGCGCCGACACCAAAAATGCTGGCGGATTACGCGTACAACCAGGTCAAGGTCCCGGACACCGAGGTCGAGCTGAAACCTGCGACCAAGTCGACCGTCAACCTCCCCACCTGGGTGTGGCTCGACAGGGCCTCATTCCAGGAGGTGAAGGTTCGTGCAGAGCTGCCGCATACCGGTCTCTGGGCGGAAACCACCGCGAAGCCGGTGAGCCTGCACCTGGATCCAGGAACCGAGGACGCCGAGACATACCCGTCGTCCGGCGACTGCTCATTCAAGGCGGACGGCAGCATCGGCACCCCTTACGCCAAGGGCGATGCGACCAAGACGCCACCCTGCGGCATCAATTACCTCCGCGCCACGAACGGTGAGCCGTTTCAGCTCAAGGCGTCGATCACCTGGAAAATCACCTGGGAAGGGTCGGACCATGACGGCGTGCACCACGATCTGCCCAACGGCACCTTCGAGACCACCCAGGACATGAACGTCCAGGAGATCCAGGCCATCAACCGCTGACGCCAACGCAATGCGCGGAGGAGTCCCGCAGTCGTCGCCGGACACGACGCTCATCGAATCGGCCAAGCACTCCAGGACCGGGCGCCTTACCGTCACCCGCAGCTCCGCGATCGCCTCGACGTCCGACAGCCCTGTGGGACGCAACACCCCTACCGCAGGACAGCCTGGACCGATCCCGGGCGCCGCCTCCCCCTGCCACGGCCCATCCCCTGTCGTACCCGGTATCCACAGCTGCGGCTGAAGTACCCCGGCCACCTGCCGCGGCCACGCGTCCGGCAAGACCGTTCACCGACCGGTCGAGCAGCAGCGTCAGTCGCGCACCACGCCGCAAGCGGCCTGACTCCGCTTCCGTCCGGCTGGGGCATCTCTGGCAGCCCGTCCGATGATGGGTGCATGACTGCCTACTACCACGTGTGCTTCGCCGTCCCGGACATCGAGCGGGCCATGGCGGACTTCCGTCGCTCGGCCGGTGTCGAGCGGTGTGCCCCGGCCTCCGAGCGACTGGGTGAGTGGGACTACCGGATTGCCTTCACCACGGGCGGCCCGCCGTTCATCGAGCTGATCGAGGGACCCCGAGGCAGCCCGTGGGACGCGTCGGCGGGAGCCAGGTCCGATCACATCGGCTTCTGGACGAGCGACATCCAGCAGGGCTCCGCACGCCTGGAGAGGGAGGGAATGCCCCTGGAGTTCTCCGGCTGCCCCCACGGCAGGCCGTTCGCCTGTCACCGCATGGACAGCATCGGCGCGCGCATCGAACTCGTCGACGCCGGCCGGCAGGCCGGTTTCCTCAGCCGGTGGCAGCCGGACGGCGGGCCGATGCCCGCCATCGACGAAGCGCCCGGCGGGTGACCTCCGGGTGTTTCAGCTGTCGGTGGCGCCGAGAAGGTCCATGTCCTCGGTGGTGAGGCGAAGCGTCCCGGCCGCCACGTTCTCCTCCAGGTGTGCGGGGTTGCCGGTCCCCGGGATCGCCAGGACGTGCCGTCCCTGGTGCAGCGTCCACGCCAGACGGACCTGGGCCGGGGACGCGCCGTGGGCCTCGGCGACCTCGCGTACGGGCGCGCTCTCGCGGCCGTCGGCCGCCGCGCCCTCGTCCCTTCCCTCTCCGGCGATCGCGAAGAAGGGCACAAACGCGACGCCCTGCTCACCGCACTGCCGCAGCAGTTCGCTGTTCCTCCGGACGTCGAGGCTGAACCGGTTCTGGACACAGACCACCGGCGCGATGGCCTGCGCCTCTGCCAGGTGCTTCGCGGTGACGTTGGATACGCCCAGGTGCCGGATCAGCCCGGCATCACGGAGTTCGGCGAGAGCACCGAAGTGCTCGGAGACCGAGTCCTCGGACATCCGGCGCAGGTTCACCACGTCGAGGTGGTCCCGGCCCAGCTGACGCAGGTTCTCCTCCACCTGGCCGCGCAACTGCCCGGGCGTGGCCTCGTACCACTCGCCCGAGGGGTCCCGGCCGGGGCCGACCTTGGTGACGATGACCAGGTCCTCCGGGTACGGGGCCAGGGCCGTGTTGATCAGCTCGTTGGCCGAACGGAGCCGTGAGAAGTAGAACGAAGCCGTGTCGATGTGATTGACGCCGAGCTCGACGGCGCGGCGGAGCACCTTGACCGACGTGTCACGGTCGCCGGGTTCGCCGAGGTCGAACGCGGCGCTGCCGGTCAGGCGCATCGCTCCCAGACCGATCCGGTTCACACTCCGGTCGCCGAGTATCCAGGTACCGGCGTCCGATGCGTCGGCTTTCGTCACGGTGTTTCTCACGTCTCTGCTCTCCCGGGTCGCCCGTCGATCCCCGATACCGGATCCCGCCACTGCACAGACTTCATCCTTCATCAACCGGCCAGCTGAGCAGCCCACTTCTCGCGCCAGGCCAGAGAGTCGCGTACGCCTTCCGCCGTGCTCTTCCGGGCGCTCCAGCCGAGGAGTTCGCCCGCGCGGTCGCCCGCGGTGTAGCAGCCGATCACGTCCCCGGGGCGCCGGTCCGCCTCGCGGACGTCGAGGGTCGCGCCCACGACCTCCTCGAAGGCCGTGACGAGTTCACGCACGGTGGTGCCCTGTCCCGTGCCGACGTTGATGACCCGGTACCGGTCGTCGGCCGCCGGCTTGACGACCTCGTCGAAACGCGTGAGCGCCGCGACGTGCGCACGGGCGAGATCCCAGACATGGATGTAGTCACGGATGCCGCTGCCGTCGCGGGTCGCCCAGTCCACTCCGGTGATGGTGAACGGAGTTCCCTCGGTGTACGCCTCGATGAGCTTGCCCAGCGCGTGGGTCGGATTCAGGTCCTGCAACCCCGTACGCAGCTGGGGGTCGGCCCCGATCGGGTTGAAGTAGCGCAGTGCGATCACGCGGACCGGAGCCGCCACGGTCCAGTCCTGGAGCACCTGCTCCATCATCTGCTTGGTACGGGCGTAGGGACTCGCGGCGGCCACCGGGCAGGTCTCGTCCGCGCGGGCGTCGGCGGTGGGCGCGTAGATGGAGGCGGAGCTGCTGAAGACGACGCGCTCGCACCCGTTGCGCTGGAGGGACTCCAGGAGGTCGACGGTCTTGGCGACGTTCTCCCGGTAGTAGTGCAGCGGCCGGTCGACGGACTCGGGCACCACGATCCTGGCCGCGCAGTGCAGCGTCGCGTCGATGTCGGGGTGCTCGGCGAACACCTGGTCCAGCAGCGCCTGGTCGGCGATGTCGCCCGGGTAGAAAACACGGTCGCGGACGAACTCTCTCCGCCCCTTGGAGAGATCGTCGAGGATGACCGGGGTGATCCCCTGATCGATGAGGGCGGAAGCGACGGTACTGCCGATGAATCCGGCGCCGCCGGTGATCAGAATCTTGGTCATGCGCAGGATTCTCCCTCAGGCCCGCCCCGGCCGCCGGTCCCCGGCCCTCGTCTGCCGGTCCGGCAGCCACGGCGGCGGCCGGACAGCGGCGGCCCCCGGAGCTGGTGGGCCGAAGAGGCCCGCCGACTGCTCGTTGCCCCCTGGATGGCGCCTTTGCTTTCCGTTGGTTGCTGGCGCGAAAACCGATGGAGGACATTATGCGTGGCCGCTCCTGGGCGAATGCGCCGGACGAGGCAGAGGGGACGGCTTGTCGGGAGCACGAATACGGGGGTCGGAGTGGCGGATCACATAGCGGTGTCCACATCGGAACTGCGGGAAATCAGCCGGTCGGTCGCAAAGCTGAAATCGCACTTCGAGGGCGCCAAGGACCTGGTCGACTCCTACGACGCGGAGATGGGATCGGGTGACGTGGCGGACGCCCTCGACGACTTCGCGGACGACTGGAAGAAGAAGCGCAAGCAGCTCTGCGACGGCCTGGAGTTCCTCGGCAAGACCGCCGGCTCGGCGGCCACGGCATACGACGGCCTCGACCAGCACCTCGCCCAGGCCCTGCTGAAGTCCGAGCCGAAGAAGAGCGGCGAGGGCAAGTGAGCGACGACTTCTCAGGCGTCGACTGGCAGACGGCCCGCTACGACGACAAGGAATTCACCCCGGGCGACCCCTACGAGGTGGCCCGGCTCGGCAAGCGCATCTCCGACACGGCCGCCCTGATCCAGGACCAGGCCACCAAGCTGCACAACCTGGTCGACGGCAACGGCTGGGACTCCGACGCCGGGCGTGAGTTCACGAAGAAGACCGCGGAAACCGTCGGACTGCTCACCACGTCGCACCAGCGCTACGCGGCCGCCGCCGGGGCCCTCGGCTCCTCGGTGGGCCCCGAACCCGCCTCCGACGAGGTACGGGAGAACTGGGCCACCGCCCTCAACCACGCGCAGACGCTGGTCCGTACGGCACTCGGGAAGGCCAAGTCCGCCGACGCGGCCGGCAGCCACTGCCAGAAGCAGATCGACCACCATCCCGGCCACGACGGCCATCCCGACAAGCAGAAGCTGCACAAACAGAAGGAGTCGGCCGACTCGGACCTGGAGGGCGCCAAGACGGACCTCCGGCACGCGCTGTCCTACCGGGACACCCAGGCCGGTTACGCCAAGTCGGCCATCCACGACGCCGTCGACCACGACGGGCTGAAGGACCCCAAGCACCACTGGTGGGACAGCGTGGAGGACTGGATCGCGAAGATCGGGCACTGGGCGGGGGTGGCAGCGGCCCTCCTCGGTGTGCTGGCCCTCGTGCTGAGCTGGGTGCCGGTACTCGGTGAGGTTCTCGCGGCGCTGGCTCTGATCGCATCGGTGGTCGCCCTGGTCTGCGACACCGTGTCGGCCCTCGACGGCAAGGGCACCTGGCTGGACGTCGCCATCGACGCGATCGGCGTGCTGTCGTTCGGCGCCGGCCGGCTGCTCGGCACCGCGGCGAAGGAGGCATCCGTGGCCGCACGGGGGTCTGCCGCCGTCAAGGACGTGCAGCTGGCACGGGACATCGGGCTGAATCCAGCGGCTGCCCGTGGACTCGGCGAAGCACTCAACGGGGTCAAACCCGGCCAGATCGGCAAGGCGCTCGCCGAGGGGCCCGCCGAACTCCTGCCGCGGATGCGTTCCGTGGTCAAGGAGTCCCTGAACGCCAAGGCCTACGTCAACGACATCAGGATCGCCGCGGGGAAGCTGCCCGGCGAGGAAAGCCTGGTCACCGAGGGCGCCCCCAAGCTCGCGCAGATCGCGGGCTCCTCGTTCAAGAGCATGGCGGGTTACGGCAAGGGCCTTTTCATCGGCAGTCAGACGCTGCCGCTAGCGGCCGGCTGGTCGAACCTGGCACCGGTCAGCGACGGGGAGTCGTGGCTCACCGGGCCGGACGGTCTGGGCAGGGTGAAGGAGATCCCGGGGCTGGGGGCCGGCGGCATACCGTTCTACAACTGGCGCTGGAGCACGCCCGGGGACGACGGCTGACCCGGCCGGCTGCGGAACACCGCAGAGCAGGATCACAGAAGCAAGGAAAGCCAGGAAGCAAGGAAGCAAGGACAACGTGGCGAGTGAGGACGAGCGGACCGTCGACGATCTGTTCGCGGAGCTGCCGGAGGACGGGCGGCGGACGCTGGAAGAGATCGGCATGGGGCTGCCGGAACTGCGCCGTATCGCCGATGGCGAGGGCGGCATGCGGAGAGTGCGCGGCGTCCTGTCCGAGTTCACCGCCGGGGCTGATCCACGACGTCCCGGTGACGACGAGGGGCCGGCCCGGCGGACCGCTGTGTGGCCGTGGATGCGGCTGCTCCTCGCTGCCGTCGCCGGATGCGTCGTGTGCGAGCTGTCCACCCTCGTGCTCGGCAGCGGCCTCTCCCTGCTGGTGGGGGTCCTCTGCGGAGTGGGCGTCATCTTCGCGGCACTCGGGACCCGGGTGTCGCACGGGGGCCTGGTCCTGCGGTGGCTCACAGTGGCGGCGTACTTCGTCCTGATCTTCGTCGCCTCCCACACCAGCCAGGAGTGGTATCTGCAGCTGCGCGGAGTGGAGCAGACGGCCACCATCACCGCCCCGAGCCACCAGTGGGCCCACGGGACTCGCCAGACCCACTGCCGAGTCAGGTTGCGGGACGGTTCCGTACACCAGGTGTTCCACAACAGGGAGGACTGCGCTGACCGGGTAGGCGCCAAAAGCACTGCCGTGGTCGACCCGTCCGGCCACTACCTCCCCTTCCTCGGCTCGAAGTCCGACATCGGCGACACCGCCGAAACCGCTGTGTCCCTGGGAGCCGCTGCTGTACTGCTGCTGGCCCCGGCCGGCGCCGCCGTCATCGGCCGGGCGCGGCCACGGCGGAACAGCGGCGATCGAGCGAGGGGAACGACGACGTGACCACATCTCCCACATCTCCCGGATCAGGCAGCACATCCGACACGGTCCGCACGGCCACCACACCCCCGTCCGACTACCGCATAGCCGTCCCCGAAGGCTGGGAACGCATCGTCCTCGACCCCGACCGCTGGACCCACCGCATCGACAAGCTGGTCAACCGCGGGCTGCGCCGGACGAAGGCCACCCCGCAGTTGAAGGCCGCGCTCGCGGACCGGCTCCGGGAGCAGGCCGAGGCCGCGCACGCGAACGGCGGCGTGGAGATGTACGTCGTCAACCAGATCATCGGCCAGGTGCCGGTGTCCGCCGGCCTGGTCGTCACCGTCCTGCGGCCGCCGCCGGGCACGGCGGCCGGAGGCCTGTCCGACATCGCCCTGTCCCTGGGGGCCCGCGGCGCCGACGTCACCATGGCCGACCTGCCCGCGGGGCCGGCCGTGCGCCATCTCCACCGTCAACACCCCGTGGCCGACGACCCGGACGGCAACACGCTGCCCCTCACCCACCTGGACCTCTACCTCGCCGTGCCGAACAGCGAGCAGCGCCTGCTGCTCTCGTTCTCCACCCCGGTTCCGACGTCGATGGAGCCGCTGGCGGACGCGCTGGTGACACTCTTCGACTCGATCGCCCGCACTCTGCAATGGATGGCCTGATGCCCGAGTACTCCGCGTCCACGGTACGCATGCAGGCGCCGGACGACGCCGTCTCCCTTCCGGTACGCGAACTGGTCGACCTGGACGCATGGGCCGCTGACGCAGCCCGGCTGCGCGTGGGCCCCGAAGGCGACGGACGACTGATCGAGGCGCTCGCCGCCGAACTGCGTGCGGCTGCCCTGGACTCGCGCGGTCGCGGGCCGGTCACCGCGCTCTCGTACGTCCCCACGCCGCAGTTGGGGGAGCTGGCCCGCATCGAGTTGTCGGCGCTGGTCGCCGACGAGACGTACCCCACGGTGACCGTCGATCTGCTCCACCGCTACCTGGCTGCTCCGACGGACATCTCGCTCCGGCCACCCGAGGCCGAGCTGCGGGCACTCCCCGCCGGGCCCGCGGTCCGGGTGCGGCACGCGTACGTCCAGGACGCCGACCGGGACGGGACGGGCACCGTCATGGAGACCTGCGCCTACGGCATCTGCCCGGACGAGAAGTGGGGCCTCGTGCTGCTCACTTCGTGGCGGGCCCTCGCGCACACCGACGCCCTGTGCACGCTGACGGACAGCCTCGCGCAGACGGTCACCGTGGCCTCCGCGTCGGCACACTGAACCCGCACGCACGGCCGCAGGCACCGGCTCCTGGATCCACCACCGCATCACCGTGCACACGGCCGCCCGGGA comes from the Streptomyces sp. NBC_01471 genome and includes:
- a CDS encoding VOC family protein; translation: MTAYYHVCFAVPDIERAMADFRRSAGVERCAPASERLGEWDYRIAFTTGGPPFIELIEGPRGSPWDASAGARSDHIGFWTSDIQQGSARLEREGMPLEFSGCPHGRPFACHRMDSIGARIELVDAGRQAGFLSRWQPDGGPMPAIDEAPGG
- a CDS encoding aldo/keto reductase produces the protein MTKADASDAGTWILGDRSVNRIGLGAMRLTGSAAFDLGEPGDRDTSVKVLRRAVELGVNHIDTASFYFSRLRSANELINTALAPYPEDLVIVTKVGPGRDPSGEWYEATPGQLRGQVEENLRQLGRDHLDVVNLRRMSEDSVSEHFGALAELRDAGLIRHLGVSNVTAKHLAEAQAIAPVVCVQNRFSLDVRRNSELLRQCGEQGVAFVPFFAIAGEGRDEGAAADGRESAPVREVAEAHGASPAQVRLAWTLHQGRHVLAIPGTGNPAHLEENVAAGTLRLTTEDMDLLGATDS
- the galE gene encoding UDP-glucose 4-epimerase GalE; its protein translation is MTKILITGGAGFIGSTVASALIDQGITPVILDDLSKGRREFVRDRVFYPGDIADQALLDQVFAEHPDIDATLHCAARIVVPESVDRPLHYYRENVAKTVDLLESLQRNGCERVVFSSSASIYAPTADARADETCPVAAASPYARTKQMMEQVLQDWTVAAPVRVIALRYFNPIGADPQLRTGLQDLNPTHALGKLIEAYTEGTPFTITGVDWATRDGSGIRDYIHVWDLARAHVAALTRFDEVVKPAADDRYRVINVGTGQGTTVRELVTAFEEVVGATLDVREADRRPGDVIGCYTAGDRAGELLGWSARKSTAEGVRDSLAWREKWAAQLAG